The following proteins come from a genomic window of Yinghuangia sp. ASG 101:
- a CDS encoding cation:proton antiporter regulatory subunit, with the protein MSSTPLPGIGVQYDLTTREHRHISVVAHRDGRRTVNVYRSDDPDACAQSVRLTVGEAASLNDALAPAHHSPSVLHTTDLGLVAERIELSAQSHWNGRVLGDTRMRTETGVSIVAVLRRSGAVPSPTPDFRLAGGDTLIMIGTREGVAAAAVILGRE; encoded by the coding sequence ATGAGTTCGACTCCCCTGCCCGGCATCGGCGTCCAGTACGACCTGACCACCCGCGAGCACCGCCACATCTCGGTGGTCGCTCACCGTGACGGCCGCCGGACCGTGAACGTGTACCGTTCCGACGACCCCGACGCCTGCGCGCAGTCGGTGCGGCTGACGGTCGGGGAGGCCGCGTCGCTCAACGACGCGCTGGCGCCGGCGCACCACAGTCCGAGCGTGCTGCACACGACCGACCTGGGGCTGGTCGCGGAGCGGATCGAGTTGTCCGCGCAGAGTCACTGGAACGGACGGGTGTTGGGAGACACGCGGATGCGTACCGAAACCGGGGTTTCGATCGTCGCGGTGCTGCGCCGCTCAGGTGCCGTGCCGTCCCCCACGCCGGATTTCCGGCTGGCCGGCGGTGACACCCTGATCATGATCGGAACGCGTGAAGGCGTCGCGGCAGCCGCGGTGATTCTGGGACGGGAGTGA